A stretch of the Caldalkalibacillus salinus genome encodes the following:
- a CDS encoding DUF58 domain-containing protein: MNVKKDPKLRVLRFMAIIFLMIAVLFNVGPLLYLSFFIFLLNLFSHMYLKNGLKHIEVDVKWQDKRLFPGEKSRVTMTINHKGKIGLSRLIWSFQLRKHLHLKGPMTREGEIFHTYEVPLSLSAHEGTEYTWEGEALKRGVIQVLEGKLTLADPFETGVVTKGFSPDKRHELLIYPQLQPIQGLKNIALSPMGDRAVQASIYEDPSYTVGARLYEPGDPFNKIDWKATARKPHLHTKLRDKTAHTECVIIGNVRAFQESWRGIDETLVERAISAIGSLAQYATTQNIPYQVLINIRSAGYKPFFHIERGTGRDHYIRTLEALARVGVYASMPYEECVYYAHQTTRGQGKIFVLVTPYITDDIKQLQHKMQRDGITVFIIDTAHENLTLGIWGKTLALGHRGRHYA; the protein is encoded by the coding sequence ATGAATGTAAAGAAAGATCCTAAACTGAGGGTACTCAGGTTCATGGCTATTATTTTCCTCATGATAGCCGTGTTATTTAATGTTGGCCCGCTCCTGTACCTTTCTTTTTTTATATTTTTATTAAACCTTTTCAGTCATATGTATCTGAAGAACGGCTTGAAGCATATAGAAGTAGATGTGAAATGGCAAGATAAAAGATTGTTTCCAGGTGAAAAATCACGCGTGACGATGACCATTAATCACAAAGGTAAGATAGGGCTGTCTCGGCTGATATGGTCCTTTCAATTGCGTAAGCATTTACATTTAAAAGGGCCAATGACGAGGGAGGGGGAAATCTTTCATACCTATGAGGTGCCACTTTCCCTTAGTGCGCATGAGGGGACTGAGTATACATGGGAGGGAGAAGCGTTAAAACGAGGGGTTATTCAGGTATTAGAGGGAAAGCTCACACTAGCCGATCCATTTGAAACGGGGGTTGTCACGAAGGGATTCTCCCCAGATAAGCGTCACGAACTGCTCATATACCCTCAACTCCAACCCATTCAGGGGTTGAAGAATATCGCACTTAGTCCCATGGGAGATCGTGCTGTCCAGGCGTCTATTTATGAAGACCCATCTTATACGGTAGGCGCCCGTTTGTACGAACCAGGAGATCCATTTAACAAGATAGACTGGAAAGCGACGGCTCGAAAACCGCACCTCCATACCAAATTGAGAGATAAAACGGCACATACAGAATGTGTCATCATTGGCAACGTTCGTGCATTTCAAGAGAGCTGGAGAGGCATTGACGAAACGCTGGTCGAGCGTGCTATCTCGGCGATAGGCTCATTAGCGCAATATGCGACAACACAAAACATACCTTATCAAGTCTTAATTAATATCAGATCAGCAGGCTATAAACCATTCTTCCACATAGAGCGTGGAACGGGAAGAGATCATTACATTCGTACCTTAGAGGCCTTAGCGAGAGTAGGTGTTTACGCATCCATGCCTTACGAGGAATGCGTTTACTATGCTCACCAAACCACTCGTGGGCAAGGAAAAATATTTGTCTTGGTCACCCCTTATATCACGGATGATATAAAGCAACTCCAACATAAAATGCAACGAGACGGCATCACAGTGTTCATCATTGATACCGCCCATGAAAACTT
- a CDS encoding MoxR family ATPase has protein sequence MALTTQQQSLIAIKNNIENVIIGKGEVIEQLIIAMIANGHVLLEDVPGTGKTVLAKTLAKTVNGEFKRIQFTPDVLPSDVTGIHFFDPKEQQFELRLGPIYTNILLADEINRTTPRTQSSLLEGMEERQVTIDGQTVTLPSPFFVIATQNPVESQGTFPLPEAQLDRFLMKIRLGYPTFAEEYEVMQRFKETNPLERIEAITEADNIMHMQKEAMSVYIDESVSKYMLSLVRKTREHPKVEVGISPRGTLALMRTAQAKAYVSQRAFVTPDDVKAMFPLVGTHRLMLTLDAQLHGTAEDIIQEITETIEVPVEEVGER, from the coding sequence GTGGCCTTAACAACCCAACAACAATCACTTATAGCAATAAAAAATAATATTGAAAACGTGATCATCGGAAAAGGAGAAGTGATTGAACAATTAATCATCGCCATGATTGCCAATGGTCACGTATTGCTTGAAGATGTTCCAGGGACGGGTAAAACAGTATTAGCTAAAACGTTGGCCAAAACAGTCAATGGTGAGTTTAAACGTATCCAGTTTACACCGGATGTGCTCCCTTCAGACGTGACAGGTATCCATTTCTTTGATCCTAAAGAACAACAATTTGAGTTGCGCCTAGGTCCAATCTATACGAACATTCTGCTTGCGGATGAGATCAATCGTACAACGCCTCGGACACAGTCGAGTCTTCTAGAAGGTATGGAAGAGCGGCAGGTGACCATCGATGGACAAACGGTGACATTACCATCCCCATTTTTTGTGATTGCCACTCAGAACCCGGTTGAGTCACAAGGGACATTCCCCCTACCGGAGGCACAGCTAGACCGCTTTCTAATGAAAATTCGGCTTGGCTATCCGACGTTTGCTGAAGAGTATGAAGTGATGCAAAGATTCAAAGAAACGAATCCTTTGGAGCGTATTGAAGCGATCACAGAAGCGGACAATATCATGCATATGCAAAAAGAAGCCATGAGTGTCTACATTGATGAAAGTGTGTCTAAATACATGCTATCACTGGTGAGAAAAACAAGAGAACATCCGAAAGTAGAAGTAGGGATAAGTCCAAGAGGGACACTGGCATTGATGAGAACCGCGCAGGCTAAAGCGTATGTCAGCCAGCGGGCTTTTGTGACACCGGATGACGTTAAGGCGATGTTCCCACTTGTAGGGACGCATCGACTAATGCTCACTTTAGATGCGCAGTTACACGGAACAGCAGAAGATATCATCCAGGAGATTACCGAAACGATAGAAGTACCAGTGGAAGAAGTTGGAGAAAGATGA